In Paenibacillus sp. G2S3, a single window of DNA contains:
- a CDS encoding class II aldolase/adducin family protein, producing MDTLEQKLRSQICDIGRNLFNKDFIAANDGNISARLSENEILTTPRAVSKGYLEPHMIVKVNLQGEVLEAAEGYRPSTETKMHLRIYNELPEMKGVVHAHPPYATAFAIKGEALDKMMMPESVIMIGDIPLAEYGTPSTEEIPDSLMPFLGKKTAVLLENHGALTWGTDVMEAYLNMERLEYTAKITFITRMIEGERELPQHRIDELVALRSFYGK from the coding sequence ATGGATACATTGGAACAAAAACTACGTTCGCAGATTTGTGATATTGGCAGAAATTTGTTTAATAAAGATTTCATCGCCGCCAATGATGGGAATATTTCTGCACGGTTATCAGAGAATGAAATTCTCACTACCCCCAGAGCGGTAAGTAAGGGATATTTAGAGCCACATATGATTGTAAAAGTAAACCTGCAAGGTGAAGTTCTTGAAGCGGCAGAAGGCTACAGACCTTCAACGGAAACTAAAATGCATCTGAGAATTTATAATGAGCTACCTGAGATGAAGGGTGTGGTTCATGCACATCCCCCGTATGCTACAGCTTTTGCTATTAAAGGTGAGGCGCTCGATAAAATGATGATGCCAGAGTCGGTTATCATGATTGGGGATATTCCTTTGGCGGAATACGGAACACCTTCGACGGAAGAAATTCCGGACTCACTGATGCCTTTCCTTGGCAAAAAAACAGCGGTCCTGCTCGAAAATCACGGAGCACTTACTTGGGGAACGGATGTTATGGAAGCTTATCTGAACATGGAGAGACTCGAATATACAGCCAAGATTACCTTTATTACGCGTATGATTGAAGGGGAGAGAGAGCTGCCACAGCATCGGATTGATGAGCTGGTTGCATTGAGATCTTTTTATGGGAAGTAA
- a CDS encoding L-fucose isomerase, protein MIENYPKIGIRPTIDGRRRGVRESLEAQTMGMAQRVAKFIEENLFYPDGRPVECIIADSTIGGVKEAAAAAQKFAGSNVGVSITVTPCWCYGSETMDMDASIPHAVWGFNGTERPGAVYLAAVLSAYAQKGIPAFGIYGEDVQESSSEEIPADVQTKLLQFAKAGLAVAQMRGKSYLSMGSVSMGIAGSIVNEQFFQEYLGMRNEYIDMSEYVRRFEEEIYDKEEYERALAWTKENCQVGADNNPKHLQISDDEKEKQWETCVKMTLIARDLMIGNPVLAELGFEEEANGHNAIVGGFQGQRQWTDHFPNGDFMETIMNSSFDWNGKRTPYIVATENDSLNGVTMLFNYLLTNTAQIFADVRTFWSPDAVKRVTGHQLEGEAAHGILHLINSGSAALDGTGEQTIDGKPAIKPFWEISEDEVEACLSQTQFRPASQEYFRGGGFSTDYLTKGGMPVTMARMNLVKGLGPVLQLVEGHTVELPEDVHHTLDQRTDPTWPTTWFAPKLTNSGSFQSVYDVMNNWGANHGAISYGHIGADLITLASILRIPVSMHNVEESRIFRPRVWSLFGTEDLEGADYRACQNFGPLY, encoded by the coding sequence GTGATAGAAAACTATCCGAAAATTGGTATCCGCCCGACCATTGATGGCAGAAGAAGAGGAGTTCGCGAATCATTAGAAGCTCAAACCATGGGTATGGCTCAGCGGGTAGCTAAGTTTATTGAAGAGAACTTATTTTATCCGGATGGCCGCCCCGTAGAGTGCATCATTGCCGATTCTACGATTGGTGGTGTGAAGGAAGCTGCTGCTGCGGCTCAGAAATTTGCTGGGTCTAATGTTGGCGTATCGATTACTGTGACCCCTTGCTGGTGTTATGGTTCTGAAACGATGGATATGGACGCCTCGATCCCGCATGCCGTTTGGGGATTTAACGGAACGGAACGCCCTGGCGCGGTATATCTAGCTGCTGTTCTCTCTGCTTATGCACAAAAAGGAATTCCGGCGTTTGGTATCTATGGTGAGGATGTTCAGGAGTCTAGCAGTGAGGAGATTCCAGCGGATGTGCAGACTAAATTGCTGCAGTTCGCCAAAGCTGGGCTGGCGGTTGCTCAAATGAGAGGGAAATCCTATTTATCAATGGGTTCTGTTTCGATGGGGATTGCTGGATCGATTGTGAATGAACAGTTCTTCCAAGAGTATCTTGGAATGCGTAATGAATATATAGATATGTCAGAATATGTCCGCCGCTTTGAAGAGGAGATTTATGATAAAGAGGAATATGAGCGAGCACTCGCGTGGACCAAAGAAAACTGCCAAGTTGGTGCCGATAATAATCCGAAGCATCTGCAAATAAGTGATGATGAGAAAGAGAAGCAGTGGGAGACTTGTGTGAAAATGACATTGATCGCCCGTGATTTGATGATCGGCAATCCTGTTCTCGCTGAGCTGGGCTTTGAGGAAGAGGCCAATGGTCATAATGCGATTGTGGGTGGCTTCCAAGGGCAGCGCCAATGGACGGATCATTTTCCTAACGGGGATTTCATGGAGACGATAATGAACTCCTCTTTTGACTGGAACGGCAAACGTACACCTTATATCGTTGCGACAGAGAATGATAGCCTGAACGGAGTAACGATGCTGTTCAATTATTTGCTTACGAATACTGCACAAATATTTGCGGATGTCCGAACCTTTTGGAGTCCAGATGCAGTTAAGCGAGTAACGGGTCATCAATTGGAAGGGGAGGCAGCACACGGAATACTACACTTGATCAACTCTGGTTCGGCTGCTCTGGATGGGACGGGCGAGCAGACGATAGACGGTAAACCTGCGATAAAACCTTTTTGGGAAATTTCGGAGGATGAGGTAGAAGCTTGTTTGAGCCAGACCCAATTCCGCCCGGCTTCTCAAGAATATTTCCGCGGGGGCGGCTTCTCTACGGATTATTTAACCAAAGGCGGGATGCCAGTTACTATGGCACGTATGAACTTGGTTAAAGGGCTAGGACCTGTTCTTCAGCTTGTAGAGGGTCACACGGTAGAGCTGCCTGAAGATGTTCACCATACACTGGATCAAAGAACAGATCCGACTTGGCCAACGACTTGGTTTGCGCCTAAGTTAACCAATAGTGGTTCTTTCCAATCGGTTTATGATGTCATGAATAATTGGGGCGCAAATCATGGAGCGATCAGTTATGGACATATCGGTGCGGATTTGATTACGCTGGCCTCTATTCTGCGCATTCCGGTCAGCATGCATAACGTTGAGGAATCACGTATTTTTAGACCTCGGGTATGGTCGTTATTTGGTACTGAAGATCTGGAGGGAGCAGATTACAGAGCTTGTCAGAACTTCGGACCGCTCTACTAA
- a CDS encoding DeoR/GlpR family DNA-binding transcription regulator, protein MKAFERRDLIINELYRQKKVHVAQLAQQFNVSEETIRRDLDKLDKEGLAKKNYGGAILNAHTNEDPPYVSRHQVNIEAKRTIADHVLQLINDGDSLVTDTSSTVFEALRRIIEEKNNLTIITNSLVVLSEFQHSGQKLISTGGILGPETSSFVGHTASQTIQKYNVDVAIFSCKALSMTGGLSDSNEEESELKILMQQQANKVVLLADHSKFDRTAFIKLFSFDRVDYIVTDEKPSEEWIEFLNNYHVSLIYAPAE, encoded by the coding sequence ATGAAAGCATTTGAACGGCGGGATCTAATCATTAATGAGCTGTATAGACAAAAGAAAGTCCATGTCGCTCAGCTGGCGCAACAATTCAATGTCTCGGAAGAGACCATTCGGCGGGATCTGGATAAACTTGACAAGGAAGGACTTGCCAAGAAAAATTATGGCGGGGCAATCCTTAATGCCCACACGAATGAGGACCCTCCCTATGTGAGTAGACATCAGGTAAATATAGAGGCCAAACGTACGATAGCTGATCATGTTCTCCAATTAATTAATGATGGGGACAGTTTGGTGACGGATACAAGTTCAACAGTTTTTGAGGCTTTACGGAGAATTATAGAGGAGAAAAACAATCTGACGATTATTACGAATTCTTTGGTTGTATTATCCGAATTTCAACACTCCGGGCAAAAGCTAATCTCCACTGGTGGTATACTAGGGCCCGAGACTAGTTCCTTCGTTGGACATACCGCCTCGCAGACTATTCAAAAATATAATGTGGACGTAGCCATATTCAGCTGTAAAGCGTTGTCTATGACTGGTGGGCTCAGCGATTCGAATGAAGAAGAAAGTGAACTAAAGATTCTTATGCAACAGCAGGCGAATAAAGTAGTTCTGCTCGCAGATCACTCTAAGTTCGACAGAACTGCGTTCATTAAATTATTTAGTTTCGATAGAGTGGATTATATCGTTACAGACGAGAAGCCTTCTGAGGAATGGATCGAGTTTCTGAATAATTATCATGTATCTCTAATCTATGCACCCGCTGAGTAA
- a CDS encoding AraC family transcriptional regulator: MEQELEPPFIIEQIKRAGPFSMDSDHYHKTYEIYYLLAGERSYYINNLIYTLRKGDLIFINKNELHRTTSKGSVRHERILINFEESFLQKSLANYDLSIPFLTTQSLLLRPGGHEQGAIESILFSMLKEQEEHRSQQIPYLQTLLIQLFIEMNRVQEISREPIAPESSEKQLKVYEMIDYLQAHYVEKLTLEQLSETFFISSTYLCRLFKQTTGFTIVEYLNYIRIKEAQRLLQSTNTKVTAIAENTGFDSIAHFGRVFKQIAKCSPLQYRKQNR; the protein is encoded by the coding sequence ATGGAACAGGAGCTAGAGCCTCCATTTATCATTGAACAAATCAAAAGAGCCGGCCCATTCAGCATGGATTCCGACCATTATCACAAGACATATGAAATTTATTATTTACTCGCAGGTGAGCGCAGCTATTATATCAACAATCTAATTTACACTTTGCGCAAAGGTGATCTGATATTTATTAATAAAAATGAACTCCACCGCACTACTTCTAAGGGCTCAGTACGCCATGAGCGAATATTGATTAACTTTGAGGAGAGCTTTCTGCAAAAATCGTTGGCCAACTACGACCTAAGTATTCCTTTTTTAACTACACAAAGCTTACTTCTGCGTCCCGGAGGACATGAACAAGGAGCCATCGAATCTATCCTCTTCTCCATGCTAAAAGAACAAGAAGAACATCGATCACAGCAAATCCCCTATCTTCAGACACTTCTCATCCAGTTATTTATTGAAATGAACAGAGTACAAGAAATAAGCCGCGAGCCCATCGCTCCTGAGAGCAGTGAGAAGCAGCTTAAAGTCTACGAAATGATCGATTATTTACAGGCACATTATGTTGAAAAGCTTACATTAGAGCAGCTATCCGAAACTTTTTTCATCAGCAGTACTTATCTTTGCCGTTTATTCAAACAGACCACTGGCTTCACCATTGTTGAATATCTAAACTACATTCGGATCAAGGAAGCCCAACGACTCTTGCAGAGCACTAACACTAAAGTCACTGCCATTGCAGAGAATACAGGCTTTGACAGCATCGCCCACTTTGGGCGGGTGTTTAAGCAAATCGCCAAATGCTCACCTCTGCAATACCGCAAGCAGAATCGCTGA
- a CDS encoding aldo/keto reductase family protein — protein MKYRRLGNSGLKISEIGLGSWLTYGTAAEQKAADACISKAFECGINFFDTANAYNRGEGEKAMGAALRSYERSSYVLSTKVFFPMGDDVNNRGLSRKHIMEQCEASLRRLGTDYIDVYFCHRFDRETPVEETLRALDDLTAQGKILYSAVSEWSAAQISDATGISRRLNLRPLISNQPIYNMFERYIEDEVLEVSQREGLGQVVFSPLAQGILTGKYKPGQQPPAGTRAADDSVNGVIRSYFRDDVLTVVGQLDELANSLDLKLSQLALAWTLRQPGVSSAIIGASKPAQVEENAKAVDAVLSPDTLERIEEILKPVADFAPAR, from the coding sequence ATGAAATACAGAAGACTAGGCAATTCAGGACTAAAAATCAGTGAAATTGGCTTAGGCAGCTGGCTTACATATGGAACAGCAGCAGAGCAAAAGGCAGCAGACGCCTGCATTAGCAAAGCTTTTGAATGCGGTATCAATTTCTTTGATACCGCTAATGCCTATAACCGTGGTGAAGGTGAAAAGGCAATGGGCGCTGCTCTTCGCTCCTATGAAAGATCATCTTATGTGCTCAGTACAAAGGTGTTCTTCCCCATGGGAGATGATGTGAATAATCGTGGTTTGTCTCGCAAGCACATCATGGAGCAATGTGAAGCTAGCCTTCGCCGCTTAGGAACTGATTATATTGATGTTTATTTTTGTCATCGCTTCGACAGAGAGACGCCTGTGGAGGAAACCTTGCGCGCGCTGGACGACCTAACTGCACAAGGTAAAATTCTGTATTCGGCAGTAAGCGAATGGAGCGCAGCTCAAATTTCTGATGCCACCGGTATTTCACGCAGACTAAATCTTCGTCCGCTTATATCCAATCAGCCTATCTATAACATGTTCGAACGTTACATTGAAGACGAGGTACTTGAGGTATCTCAGCGTGAGGGCCTCGGACAAGTGGTCTTTTCCCCACTCGCCCAAGGTATTCTGACCGGTAAATACAAACCTGGACAACAGCCTCCGGCAGGAACCCGCGCAGCTGATGATTCGGTAAATGGCGTCATTCGCAGCTACTTCCGCGATGATGTATTGACTGTGGTCGGACAGCTGGATGAACTAGCTAACAGTCTTGATTTGAAGCTGTCGCAACTAGCATTAGCTTGGACCCTGCGGCAACCTGGCGTAAGTTCTGCAATTATTGGGGCCAGTAAGCCAGCACAGGTGGAAGAGAACGCCAAAGCTGTTGATGCCGTTTTATCCCCAGATACTTTGGAGAGAATTGAAGAGATTCTAAAGCCAGTTGCCGATTTCGCTCCAGCTAGATAA
- a CDS encoding rhamnulokinase family protein produces the protein MSDTIKLLAIDLGASSGRVMLGIYDEDRLQMEEIHRFENTPVQINGHLYWDVLRLFHEMKQGVQKAFRQHGELTSLSVDTWGVDYGFIDKKGMMLYSPHHYRDRRMEAHRLKLEALLSPAEQFRMTGLQPSVINTVYQLFSDFQDNDSLMETADTILMMPDLFHYLFSGIKAAESTIWSTSGLVDAVTGELSSELFSRLGIPSSLVPHQVHPGTVIGSILPVIQEELSIGPMKVIAGASHDTASAVASIPYTCKDEAAFLSCGTWSLVGMETPEPVISEKSYEYGFTNERCFGNSNRLLKNTTGLWILQELQRNWAKAGENLSQSEMVELAKTINGAPAIIDPNDQLFSTPGVMMQRIKEYCERTGQQTPNTKAEFIRVILESLAQSYCRTIEEMEEITGKTVTIIHMVGGGIQNELLCQLTADATGREVVAGPVEASGIGNIIVQLAALGKLEVSKAKEFVARSFAFKTYQPSLVKNSKK, from the coding sequence ATGAGTGATACTATCAAGCTCCTAGCCATAGATCTCGGCGCCAGTTCCGGAAGAGTTATGCTGGGGATATATGATGAAGATAGGCTTCAAATGGAAGAAATTCATCGGTTTGAGAATACGCCGGTACAGATCAATGGGCATTTATATTGGGATGTTCTGAGACTCTTCCACGAAATGAAGCAAGGGGTTCAAAAAGCCTTTAGGCAACACGGAGAATTGACTTCTTTAAGTGTAGATACATGGGGAGTTGACTACGGGTTTATCGATAAAAAAGGAATGATGCTCTATTCCCCCCATCATTACAGGGATCGGAGGATGGAGGCTCACCGTCTCAAATTGGAAGCGCTACTGTCACCGGCAGAGCAATTCCGTATGACCGGTCTTCAGCCAAGCGTGATTAATACAGTTTATCAGCTGTTCTCTGATTTTCAGGATAATGATTCGCTGATGGAGACCGCGGATACGATTTTGATGATGCCGGATCTATTTCATTATCTGTTTTCTGGTATTAAAGCAGCAGAAAGCACGATCTGGAGTACAAGCGGCTTAGTGGATGCTGTTACGGGAGAGCTCTCCTCTGAATTATTTAGCAGGCTTGGGATTCCGAGTAGTCTAGTTCCACATCAAGTCCATCCGGGAACGGTTATTGGATCTATCCTACCGGTTATTCAAGAGGAGCTTAGTATAGGCCCGATGAAAGTGATAGCCGGCGCTTCCCATGACACGGCTTCAGCAGTGGCTTCGATTCCTTATACTTGTAAGGATGAAGCAGCATTTTTAAGCTGTGGTACGTGGTCGTTGGTTGGCATGGAGACGCCTGAGCCGGTCATTTCGGAGAAAAGCTATGAATATGGTTTCACAAATGAACGCTGCTTCGGTAATTCTAATCGTTTGCTAAAAAACACAACGGGACTATGGATTTTGCAGGAGCTCCAAAGGAATTGGGCGAAAGCAGGAGAGAATCTTAGTCAAAGTGAAATGGTTGAATTAGCCAAAACGATTAATGGGGCGCCAGCGATCATTGACCCGAATGACCAGCTTTTCAGCACACCTGGTGTGATGATGCAGCGGATTAAGGAATATTGTGAGCGAACGGGGCAACAGACGCCTAATACGAAAGCTGAGTTTATACGCGTTATCCTTGAGAGCCTAGCGCAATCATACTGTAGAACGATTGAAGAAATGGAAGAGATCACCGGCAAGACAGTCACTATCATTCATATGGTTGGCGGTGGGATTCAAAATGAGCTATTATGCCAGCTCACCGCTGATGCTACGGGTAGAGAAGTCGTTGCAGGGCCAGTGGAGGCCAGTGGAATTGGCAATATTATTGTCCAGTTGGCTGCTCTGGGGAAATTGGAAGTTTCTAAGGCGAAAGAGTTCGTGGCACGATCTTTTGCCTTTAAGACATACCAGCCTTCTCTGGTGAAGAACTCTAAAAAATAG
- a CDS encoding TraB/GumN family protein: MKKLGVLFLSIFMVMSVFTTAHAAEKPVGVWIDGTEVKLGNANPIVEKGTTLVPMRPLLEKLNVNMNWNKKTQTVTGTKNGLALSLTIGSTTATVNGEKKKLEVAPKTINNVTYVPVRFIGETIGYKVEWSAAQRTITFVANHEAAGSTGFLWKVENNGNTVYLLGSIHVANDKMYPLRPEIEAAFEASQYLGVEVDLTKVDQKEMQKFLTEKGSYTDGTKLKDHVSADTYNKVVALLKANGLAGNAFDSYKPWVVTQGISSLQMQTTDYTPDTGIDLYFTQKAGKLNKPIIELENMQLQLNMFNQFSDGLQEKLLLDTLDSLKQTDNAAATASLDALSQMWMQGDEQTLVAMTQAVAKEPEYYKGLVSDRNANMVKHVKEYLNSDKKATYLVVVGALHMLGDDGIVTQLQKDGFNVVKQ; encoded by the coding sequence ATGAAAAAGCTAGGTGTATTATTTTTATCCATTTTCATGGTTATGTCTGTCTTTACCACTGCCCATGCGGCTGAAAAGCCTGTCGGCGTATGGATTGATGGAACAGAAGTAAAGTTAGGCAATGCTAACCCTATTGTAGAAAAAGGAACTACCTTGGTTCCTATGCGTCCACTCCTAGAGAAGCTTAATGTAAATATGAACTGGAATAAAAAGACTCAAACTGTAACGGGGACCAAAAATGGTCTAGCCCTGTCACTGACTATAGGCAGCACCACAGCAACGGTAAACGGGGAAAAGAAAAAACTAGAGGTGGCTCCTAAAACCATCAACAATGTCACCTATGTTCCTGTCCGCTTTATCGGTGAAACGATCGGCTATAAGGTAGAATGGAGTGCGGCGCAGCGCACCATCACCTTTGTAGCTAATCACGAGGCTGCAGGCAGCACCGGATTCTTATGGAAAGTAGAGAACAACGGTAATACCGTCTATCTTCTTGGCTCTATCCATGTGGCAAACGACAAAATGTACCCGCTACGCCCGGAAATTGAAGCTGCTTTTGAAGCGTCTCAATATCTCGGGGTCGAAGTTGACTTAACCAAGGTTGATCAAAAGGAGATGCAAAAGTTCCTTACGGAGAAAGGTTCTTATACAGATGGGACCAAGCTCAAGGATCACGTATCTGCTGATACCTATAACAAAGTTGTTGCGCTTCTGAAAGCGAATGGTCTTGCAGGAAATGCATTCGATTCCTATAAGCCATGGGTCGTGACTCAAGGTATCTCAAGCCTACAAATGCAAACAACAGATTATACACCGGATACGGGTATCGACCTATATTTCACACAGAAGGCAGGCAAACTGAATAAACCAATTATTGAATTGGAAAATATGCAATTACAGCTGAACATGTTCAATCAATTCTCAGATGGATTACAAGAAAAACTTCTCCTCGATACACTCGATAGCCTCAAGCAAACGGACAATGCTGCAGCAACGGCTTCGCTGGATGCATTATCCCAAATGTGGATGCAGGGAGATGAACAAACCCTCGTAGCTATGACACAAGCGGTCGCTAAGGAGCCAGAATACTATAAGGGTCTCGTTTCGGATCGGAATGCCAACATGGTGAAGCATGTAAAAGAGTATTTGAATAGTGATAAAAAAGCGACTTACCTAGTCGTTGTTGGTGCGCTACATATGCTGGGTGATGATGGCATTGTGACTCAATTGCAAAAAGATGGCTTTAACGTCGTAAAACAATAA
- a CDS encoding Gfo/Idh/MocA family oxidoreductase, whose amino-acid sequence MSNKKYVFVGTGGRAEFFYGEITTNYRETSEIVGFCDVNGARMDYANRLLKGKYQYHAVPTYKAHEFDRMIEETKPDVVIVTSIDRTHHHYIIRAMELGCDVISEKPMTVDEEKCQEILEAIERTGKKLRVTFNYRYAPHNTKIRELIMDGAIGEVLSVNFEWLLNTQHGADYFRRWHRDKRNSGGLLVHKSTHHFDLMNFWLGSRPDTVYAMGNLRFYGRENAEKRGVTEFYQRAHGSSAAENDPFALHLKDNEQLKQMYLDAEHEDGYLRDQSVFGDNISIEDTMAVMVKYKNKTIMNYSLNAYLPWEGFIVVFNGTKGRMEVKVVEQSYVNAGGKKEDEGALKDKQITVFPHFAPPYEVEIEEGVGGHGGGDPVMLRDIFERPVEDRFNRTASHVDGALSIMTGIAANRSIATGLPVKVEQLIKL is encoded by the coding sequence GTGTCGAATAAGAAATATGTATTCGTAGGTACCGGTGGCCGAGCGGAGTTCTTCTATGGTGAGATAACTACGAATTATCGTGAAACTTCAGAAATTGTAGGCTTTTGCGATGTGAATGGGGCAAGAATGGATTATGCGAATCGATTACTGAAAGGGAAATATCAGTATCATGCGGTTCCTACTTATAAAGCACATGAGTTTGATCGTATGATTGAAGAGACTAAGCCGGATGTAGTTATCGTTACGAGTATTGACCGTACACATCACCATTATATTATCCGGGCGATGGAGCTTGGCTGTGATGTGATTTCGGAGAAACCAATGACGGTGGATGAAGAGAAATGTCAGGAAATTCTTGAAGCGATTGAGCGGACGGGGAAAAAACTGCGTGTTACGTTCAATTACCGCTATGCCCCGCACAATACCAAAATCCGTGAATTGATCATGGATGGGGCGATTGGAGAGGTGTTATCCGTCAATTTTGAGTGGCTGCTAAATACGCAGCATGGGGCGGATTACTTCCGCAGATGGCATCGGGATAAACGGAACAGCGGAGGGCTGTTGGTTCATAAATCAACACATCATTTCGATTTGATGAATTTCTGGTTGGGCTCTCGTCCGGATACGGTCTATGCCATGGGAAATTTAAGGTTCTATGGCAGAGAGAATGCGGAGAAGCGCGGGGTGACAGAGTTTTATCAGCGTGCCCATGGTAGTAGTGCGGCGGAAAATGATCCCTTTGCGCTTCATCTAAAAGACAACGAGCAGCTTAAGCAAATGTATCTGGATGCCGAGCATGAAGATGGGTACCTGCGAGATCAAAGTGTATTCGGTGATAATATCAGCATTGAGGATACGATGGCAGTCATGGTCAAATACAAAAACAAGACGATTATGAACTATTCACTTAATGCTTATTTGCCTTGGGAAGGCTTCATTGTAGTATTTAATGGGACGAAGGGGCGGATGGAAGTTAAGGTTGTTGAACAGTCCTATGTAAACGCCGGGGGGAAGAAAGAAGATGAAGGGGCACTAAAGGACAAGCAAATCACTGTATTCCCTCATTTTGCGCCGCCTTATGAAGTTGAAATTGAAGAAGGCGTTGGGGGACATGGGGGCGGAGATCCGGTCATGCTCCGTGATATTTTTGAACGACCTGTGGAGGATCGGTTTAATCGTACAGCTTCCCATGTGGATGGGGCGTTGTCTATTATGACCGGGATTGCAGCTAATCGTTCGATCGCTACTGGACTTCCGGTGAAGGTGGAGCAGTTAATTAAATTGTAG
- a CDS encoding SGNH/GDSL hydrolase family protein yields the protein MTIPTSKAKKVILFQGDSITDGNRGRDEDPNHILGHSYAYIIGGKLGNERAEQNLVFYNRGISGDRISDLYARWNEDAIYLQPNIISILIGVNDLWRTMKGEPSGVTDRFERAYRHVLEETGEVLPQTKLVLCEPFILNTGAPAEQWDEWKERITHYQGVVKQLAEEFNAVFVPLQEAFEAAARRTDATYWLWDGVHPTAAGHDLIAGEWLKIVEKSGLLND from the coding sequence ATGACTATTCCAACTTCTAAAGCTAAGAAAGTGATTTTGTTTCAAGGTGACTCTATTACGGATGGAAACCGTGGTCGTGATGAAGATCCCAATCATATTCTGGGACATAGCTATGCATATATCATTGGTGGCAAGCTAGGAAATGAAAGGGCGGAGCAGAATCTAGTATTTTATAACCGTGGAATTAGTGGGGATCGGATCTCCGATTTATATGCACGCTGGAATGAGGATGCGATTTATCTTCAGCCGAATATTATCAGTATTTTGATTGGTGTTAATGATCTTTGGAGAACAATGAAGGGGGAACCAAGTGGTGTAACGGACCGTTTTGAACGTGCGTACCGTCACGTGCTTGAAGAAACTGGGGAAGTACTTCCGCAAACGAAGCTGGTCTTGTGTGAGCCTTTTATTCTAAATACCGGAGCTCCGGCAGAACAATGGGACGAATGGAAAGAGCGGATTACTCATTATCAGGGTGTTGTTAAGCAGCTTGCGGAGGAATTTAATGCTGTGTTTGTTCCTTTACAGGAAGCATTCGAAGCAGCTGCTCGTAGAACAGATGCAACCTACTGGCTGTGGGATGGCGTTCACCCGACAGCAGCTGGGCATGATCTGATTGCCGGGGAGTGGCTGAAGATCGTAGAGAAAAGCGGTCTTTTAAACGACTAG
- a CDS encoding RbsD/FucU domain-containing protein → MLKKIPKLLSPELVRVMMEMGHGDELVLADANYPGHSLNSKVLRYDGIGIPDLLDAILELLPLDHYVEHQVAFMAVFEGDPTVPVIWSTYESIITKHDAEATIKYEERFDFYNRSKQSYAVVVTGEEALYGNIIIKKGVIKA, encoded by the coding sequence ATGTTAAAAAAAATTCCTAAGCTACTATCTCCGGAACTGGTACGTGTGATGATGGAAATGGGTCATGGAGATGAGCTTGTACTGGCAGATGCTAATTATCCAGGACACTCCTTGAACTCGAAAGTACTAAGATATGATGGTATTGGGATACCTGATCTTTTGGATGCAATATTGGAACTGCTGCCACTAGATCATTATGTGGAACATCAGGTGGCGTTTATGGCTGTCTTTGAGGGAGATCCTACGGTGCCGGTGATCTGGTCCACCTACGAGTCGATCATCACCAAACATGACGCTGAAGCGACGATTAAATATGAGGAGCGGTTTGATTTCTACAATCGTTCTAAGCAAAGTTATGCTGTTGTAGTCACAGGTGAAGAAGCACTTTATGGAAATATTATTATCAAAAAAGGTGTAATCAAGGCCTGA